In one window of Tubulanus polymorphus chromosome 3, tnTubPoly1.2, whole genome shotgun sequence DNA:
- the LOC141901699 gene encoding synaptotagmin-1-like, producing the protein MGSNQSQSTIQHQEQENADDIERGITAMKHPQHEKLQKHDELQRLAHIYTTRNYLHKHRNNVLDYDRIECTKENMILVKQIFKQLDPTVMKCTNIEGDLLLSMKYDTSRETLMIKVIRARDLTPRQIRGATADPYVKLKLFPDHHSQGIKETRVTKRTLNPVYHEIFSFDLPKDVVSTTKLAVQIWDHDILSNDDFIGESLIELKNYDFQLQPITTAWFPLQNETDLSITGTLNIALGYRFPQTLLVTVISGHQLAPRDINNSADPFVKIMIPGISTIHQTQVKKNTLNPVWNETFEFTVPFEEFPYRYIVFNTVDHDTIGDNDSMGQIIIDLGNLDPDIGYYGDFELADLKNTDRLRSKWSQKAIAQEFKEALVAHSQFTMPDLLFKRHTGNKVVSLTCRKAGASTRMKLLDGIPIR; encoded by the exons ATGGGAAGCAATCAGAGTCAAAGCACGATTCAACATCAAGAACAAGAAAATGCAGATGACATCGAGCGAGGAATTACTGCAATGAAACATCCGCAACACGAGAAACTACAGAAACACGATGAATTACAACGTTTAGCTCACATTTATACAACAAGAAACTATCTACATAAACATAGAAACAATGTGTTAGACTATGACAGAATTGAATGCACCAAA GAGaacatgattttggtgaagcAGATTTTTAAACAGTTGGATCCGACGGTGATGAAATGTACGAATATCGAAGGTGATTTACTGCTTAGTATGAAATACGACACGAGTCGTGAAACATTGATGATTAAAGTCATCAGAGCTCGTGATTTAACTCCGAGACAAATCAGAGGAGCCACTGCTGATCCTTATGTTAAG tTGAAGCTGTTTCCCGACCATCATAGCCAGGGAATCAAAGAGACACGCGTAACTAAGAGAACTTTAAACCCGGTCTACCACGAGATATTCAGCTTCGATCTCCCGAAAGACGTCGTCTCAACTACAAAGCTCGCCGTTCAAATTTGGGATCACGATATTTTGAGTAACGACGATTTCATCGGCGAAAGTTTGATCGAATTGAAGAATTATGATTTCCAGTTGCAGCCGATCACAACAGCGTGGTTTCCTTTACAGAATGAG ACTGATTTATCTATAACTGGGACGTTGAATATTGCTTTAGGATATCGTTTCCCTCAGACTCTGCTCGTTACGGTAATCAGCGGCCATCAACTAGCGCCGcgagatataaataattcagccGATCCGTTCGTAAAAATCATGATTCCCGGTATTTCAACTATACATCAAACACAG GTGAAAAAGAACACTTTAAATCCAGTTTGGAATGAGACATTTGAATTTACAGTTCCATTTGAGGAATTCCCATACAG ATACATTGTTTTCAACACCGTTGATCATGATACCATTGGTGACAACGACAGTATGGGACAAATTATAATCGACCTCGGCAACCTTGACCCTGATATTGGTTACTATGGAGACTTTGAATTAGCCGATTTG AAAAATACGGACAGATTAAGATCGAAATGGTCACAAAAAGCTATTGCTCAGGAGTTCAAGGAGGCATTGGTCGCGCATTCACAATTTACTATGCCTGATCTACTGTTTAAACGACATACAGGAAATAAA gtgGTTTCATTGACATGTCGTAAAGCTGGAGCTTCAACTCGCATGAAACTGCTGGACGGTATACCAATTAGATAA